In Gossypium raimondii isolate GPD5lz chromosome 12, ASM2569854v1, whole genome shotgun sequence, a single window of DNA contains:
- the LOC105764745 gene encoding uncharacterized protein LOC105764745, with protein sequence MQDTIGIPACFSSGEKPADDPTAVTRSGQSVFMSVFRTKIADQCRLVTITWCKDLLLHGLTVSVEGPGGESQYGCKVELKPWCFWRKQGSKRFVIDGKPVDVFWDLKAAKFNGKTEPISEYYVAVVCDKEVVLLVGDLKKEAYRKTGCRPALIDPILVSRKEHIFGKKRFSTRVKFHEKGGFHEVSIECNNKNVDSLGGVVGVEPEMEIRIDGNLALHVKHLQWKFRGNESINVNKRKLQVYWDVHDWLFNPGLRHALFIFKPVSSSTSSSSTPLSSSSSSLSSQTGSSGSLEGLNHCGSSEFCLFLYAWKIE encoded by the coding sequence ATGCAAGACACCATTGGCATTCCTGCTTGTTTTTCATCAGGTGAGAAGCCTGCTGATGATCCCACAGCCGTAACCAGGTCCGGCCAGAGTGTTTTCATGTCTGTTTTCCGAACAAAGATTGCCGACCAGTGTCGTTTAGTAACTATCACTTGGTGCAAGGACCTATTGCTCCATGGTCTCACGGTATCAGTTGAAGGCCCCGGGGGAGAGAGTCAGTATGGGTGTAAAGTCGAGCTTAAGCCATGGTGTTTTTGGAGAAAGCAAGGATCCAAACGTTTTGTGATCGATGGTAAACCTGTTGACGTGTTTTGGGACCTCAAGGCTGCTAAATTCAATGGCAAAACCGAACCCATCTCCGAGTACTATGTTGCTGTTGTTTGCGATAAAGAAGTTGTTTTACTCGTTGGGGATCTAAAGAAAGAAGCTTATAGGAAAACTGGTTGCAGGCCTGCACTTATTGATCCCATTTTGGTTTCAAGAAAAGAGCATATATTTGGCAAGAAGAGGTTCTCAACAAGagttaaatttcatgaaaaaggTGGGTTTCATGAGGTTTCAATTGAGTGTAATAACAAAAATGTGGATTCTTTAGGTGGGGTGGTTGGTGTTGAGCCTGAAATGGAGATCAGAATTGATGGGAATTTGGCCCTTCATGTCAAGCATCTCCAATGGAAATTCAGAGGGAATGAATCCATTAATgtcaacaaaagaaaattacaagtttactgGGATGTTCATGATTGGCTTTTTAACCCTGGTTTAAGGCATGCCTTGTTTATATTCAAGCCTGTTTCATCATCAACATCATCATCGTCCACaccattatcatcatcatcatcatcactgtCATCTCAAACAGGGAGCAGTGGTTCATTAGAAGGGCTTAACCATTGTGGCTCATCAGAATTTTGCTTGTTCCTTTATGCCTGGAAGATTGAATGA
- the LOC105764744 gene encoding manganese-dependent ADP-ribose/CDP-alcohol diphosphatase, translated as MEAGVRSDVCMDLGNGLANGQGKHPLFSFGVISDVQYADIPDGHSFLGVPRYYRHSILVLQRAVKNWNDHKNLNFVINFGDIVDGKCPKDQSLNAVKKVVSEFENFHGPVYHMIGNHCLYNLPRDKLLPLLKIPNHGDGCTHAYYDFSPTPGYRFVVLDGYDISAIGWPHDHPNRLEALKILSEKNPNSDKNSPEGLKGVDRRFVMFNGAVGNKQMEWLDNVLKDATNMKQKVIICCHVPLDPGATSKTTLLWNYDQVMDLIHRYDCVKVCLSGHNHQGGYSVDSRGVHHRVLDAALECTPGTNAYGYIDVYDNMLSLVGTDQMKSTKFSFDF; from the exons ATGGAAGCAG GTGTAAGGAGTGATGTCTGCATGGACTTAGGAAACGGTTTAGCAAACGGGCAAGGCAAGCATCCTCTATTTTCCTTTGGTGTTATTTCTGATGTTCAGTATGCGGATATCCCTGATGGTCACTCATTCCTAGGTGTTCCTCGGTATTATAGACATAGTATTCTTGTTTTGCAAAGGGCAGTGAAGAACTGGAACGACCACAAGAATCTTAACTTTGTGATTAATTTCGGAGATATTGTTGATGGGAAGTGTCCCAAAGATCAATCTCTAAATGCTGTGAAGAAAGTAGTCagtgagtttgaaaattttcatggtCCCGTGTATCACATGATTGGAAATCATTGCCTTTACAATCTCCCACGGGATAAGTTACTTCCTTTATTGAAGATCCCGAATCATGGTGATGGTTGCACTCACGCATACTATGACTTTTCACCAACACCGGGATACAGATTTGTTGTATTGGATGGATATGATATTAGTGCAATTGGATGGCCTCATGACCATCCGAATAGACTGGAGGCCTTGAAAATCCTGAGTGAAAAAAACCCGAATTCAGATAAAAACAGCCCAGAGGGACTGAAGGGTGTTGATAGAAGGTTCGTTATGTTCAATGGAGCAGTCGGAAATAAGCAAATGGAATGGCTGGATAATGTACTTAAGGATGCAACAAATATGAAACAGAAAGTGATAATATGTTGTCATGTGCCATTAGATCCAGGTGCAACAAGCAAAACAACGCTTTTATGGAACTATGACCAAGTAATGGACCTGATTCACCGTTACGATTGTGTGAAGGTTTGCCTCAGCGGGCACAATCATCAAGGAGGATATTCAGTTGATTCTCGTGGAGTTCATCACAGAGTGCTTGATGCTGCTTTAGAGTGTACTCCCGGGACCAATGCGTACGGGTATATAGACGTTTATGACAACATGTTGTCGCTTGTTGGCACAGATCAAATGAAAAGCACCAAATTTAGTTTCGATTTCTag